actatatttataattaattaaattattccATTCTTAGCTGAGTTAGTTTCATATactttttcataaaattattatgaccaataattaattatcaattcATACTTTTTCTGTTCCGTTCTGCTAAGTATTTTGATTCTTATTGATCCGGTCTCATATAAATGGAGGGATAGCACGATTAATTGTGTTATTAGATtaataaaagaacaagaaagaaaaagtatgaAGGATAAGTCCATTACTAATTTAGCAAATATAGATGGATAGAAACTAAGGACACGCAAACAAAAACGAGTATATCATTGCTATTGCTTTTGGATACGATCATAGGAAGCATAAAAAGCCTTTTGGTTTTGATATGATAATATGATTATGAGTGTGGGCCCGGGGTGTGGTCTGATGTGAGTTTGCGGTTGAGGAACATGTGTCGGAGCTCCACCGGGTCAATTTGTGGAGTGTGATTGATGGGCCTGTAGTAACCGCTTACTGGATCTGGGGCCCAATCTCTGCACACACCTCCTCCCCCCTTTCCTTCTACAATGGAATTTGAAGCATCAGACACTGCCGCATAACCCCGCCTACCATGCAACAAACTACAaatcaccaaaaataaaattcacaaggaagaagaggaaagaagaaaagaaaactcaCCGACGAAGAGGGATTAAGGAGGAGGAAGCTTCAGCAACAAGAGCACCAAGGCGGTTTGCTTGTGAGAGAGAGCGAGCAGGGGCGAAGCTAGGTGGTGGGAAAGGGGGGCGATGGCccccctaattttaattttttacatgtaaattatatgtaaattttagtttagccccccttaaaattttattttagtcttagTTTATTGGATAAATATTTTTGGCCCCCCTCTAATATTTTATCTAGCTCCGCCCCTGAGAGCGAGCCatgcttattattattatgttatatgATAAGGATATTGTTAGTTTGCTGCTGCGGAAGATCGCTTCTGATGGATGTAAGGCGGAATCCCGCAGCAGCAACCACGGCTTATGGGGTGGCTCTGTTCCCTCTGGATTCTAATGTTGCCTGTGTGGTTCCTTTTATAACCACAATACAAGAGAAAGTGTAGTTTAAGCTAGGGTCGGGGTGGCGGAGCGGAACCATGTGTCGCCATTTGGGTGCCAACACATAAACCAACCTCCTCTTACCCCACGACACGCGTTACTACCCTTTCTTTAGTTCATATTGGATCAAGATATTTTCTCTTGCATTCATTGAATTGAGACCTTTTTTTATATCAAGGTTGTTGTCAATTAATCATACAAGTCAACACAGTGGGCCTGAGAGCTAAGTAGTGTCAAGAGAGCAGAGGATAGAGCCTCTCATTAGGATTTGGATAACATTTTCATTTTAACAAAACAGCCAACATGAGCAACTATTTTCTGTGTAACCACAAGATTGGCACCATGTGTGAGCCAGCCTTACATCCTAAAATCTAAACGCAAACATAAGTACCTTCCAAACACTTATTTATCTGAACGATGAGTTATTATATACACAAAGTAAAATTTATATCTTTAAAAACTTGTTTAAGTAtaagaattattttattaatttagattggttgaataatcaatttatttgtttgtttaaataaatgttaaaatttaaattttattttgtatatatagcaATTTAATTAGACaacaacaaatttttaaataaaatttaaatttgtaacAGATTAATTTTTTGACCAATTAAATTAGGAGATATCTtgaacaaacaaaaaaaaattataagaatcaTTTAATTGGTtatcgttttttttatttaattgaaggcTATGGACACAGAAGAGAGTACAAAAATAGGTATATCCGAGAAAATGGGCTTAGATATTGCAGCCTAATTTTTTGCTATCAGGAAGGCCCAAAATTTCAAAGCAGTGTGTGATACACAACATAAACAAAACAACATTActgacccaaaaaaaaaatcaattgcGCATGAAACTTCCATCATGGAAGCACATGCAAGTTTACTCACTCTTTCCATAATtctgaaagaaaaaaaaaaaagagcaattATTTTTGAAAGTTAGACGCGTCCCCGCAACCCGAAGAAGCACTTATTTTAAGGACACATAATTCACAGAAAGCAGAGTGATGAAGTAGTAGTTACATACGATTTTGATTTGGCCATTGGTaggaaaagtaaaagaaaaaaggaaaaggaaaagatGATAGAAGAAAGGGGTGCACCCCATGGAATGCTTCTAGCAATTGTGGTGGCAATTGTGGTGGTGGTGCCATTCTTCGTTGGAGACCAGGGTGAAGCCATCACAGAAGCCATCTCAGAGCTTCTCAGTCCCCTCGGTCTCCTACTCCTACCAATCATTCTCCTACTCACTATCCAGTTCCTCTCCTCCGATCGCGGCTCCTTCATCTCTTCCATCTTCACTGGCGAGCCTGATACCATCCACCGCGCCACCGGCTCCCCTGCCGGCGTCGCACTCTTCCTCGTCCTCATCCTCTTCCTCTTGTACAACCGCGTCTCCATCTTCGGCGGCGACGATTCCGACGAATGAACTCAACTCACTTTCTGGATCTAGCTGCTCCAAGTAGTCAACCTTGTTCGTTTTTTGTATGTACCATTAtttcttaattctttttgtGATTTTAGATTAGATAGATGTATTCGGGGAAATTCAGATAATTCCAGGGACCAATGCTCAGCTTTTGTAGTAATAATCGTCCGAGTTGAATTCCTTTATTTCATTTCTTACCTTCCAATCTCAACAAACAAGTTAGAATCAactcattattattattattattattattattattattattattattatttgcaatcttttttttttctttgaccGACGGTCCAACTTGGAAATTCAAATCAATTCTATTATGTTGGTGTTTTTTTGTCGGTGGTGGGTGGCGGTTTTTCGTGTTGGAGACGTTTTATGCGTTGCGCTGACTGACCTGTGTAATGTGCGGTGCGGTGGTGCTTCGGAGTAGTTTGAAGTTTGTACATACAGTACGTTACAGTTTTGTGGACGCGTAAACGGTTGTTACGTGTGCCTAGTGGGTCCCTTATTATATGGTATGGGATAGTAACCAACCAACGAAATTATAACCATGTTTCTTCTCAGCATTTAAATTGTGTTTATGTGAAGCAGCATTGGATCCTCTGATCTATTCTTTTGAGATGGATCGCTTTGTTGTTTGTGTAATGGCTGGCATAAAAGAGATCAGACGACAGGATCAAGATCCACATGAGGGTGATCAAAGATACCAATGGACTTAAAGGACAAAGTGAATCTTGCTCCACACAAAGATCCACTAAAGACGCTGTGCCTGTGTCTGCCTGCCATCTGACAAGCGTCCCCTTCTCATCCCATCATGTGCACAAAATGCTTAATTGCTTACTACTAAGTACTAACTCAAATGCATCCATCTTTTGAGACGCTACCTGTTCCCCTCCCTAAGCTTTCACACAAAATTATGTACCAGGCAATACATTTGTGTTTACATAAGTGATGCTTATCCCTCCAAATATCATTCTCCTAACGTTAATTAGATCCCAACACATCAACGGTGTCACCCTAGCTTGCTTCTAGAACCCAGGATACAGAAACCTAATTCGTGAGTGAAACCAACAGAATACCAAATTGCCAAGTAGGTTTAAACTTTATCTATGCCAAATGAGAACCATCTTGATACTAGATTATGTTTTATGTAGTTAGATAGcactaaaattttataatagataTGTTATACTACTTCAGTAATTTGACAGGAGAGAatcatatgaatttttttttttttttttacacgAATTCAACTTGCAAGGCATGAGGTCGAAGTAACATCACACAAGGAGACAAATATACATTTAAGTGAATTAAATTTGAATATCCAACGAAAGATCCGCTGATATCAAATGAACAAAAACCTTTAAACTATATATTTGCTAACAAATTACATCAAGAACATACACATGATCATCATTGAATAAAACCAGGTCTCTCAACGAGGTACTCTTTTTCTACTTAGTATCTCCTGTTCTTTTAGTCGATGTTGGAATCTTGCGAGCCGGGCTTGAAGACTGACGAGACTAGCTGCTTTGCGAGAGAGAACAAAACTCAGCTGGGTTACATAGTTGTCAATAAGGCTTCCTGGCTGATCCACTTCTGCCAATAATTTCATCTCCTAAGAAACCAAAAATTAAGATGATCACCAACTCAACAGATCATAGGTTGAAagcatttatttttatttttacttttatttattttttattgacaaccaagatattttagtttattttaagAGAAATGCTAGAAGActatcataatttattatttttggccatCAATGTTTAAACGTATAGGCTAACATATATTGTTGGATTACTAAACTAAAAGAATTGGGTTGATTGGCTAAAAATAATGACCCTCTAGCATTTCTCTTATTTTAAATAGGGAAAGGTATCCTTTAACTGCCTATGCGACCTAATATCGTGATGCTGTTTCCCATTTAAACTTTACAGTTTCAATATTAAGCTTAAAAAAGAATGTAATAACTCACTTCGCGTACTATCTCCATTGTATCCTCGATTTCTTTCCTATGAGCAGCAAGCAGTGCTTCTTCTTCCTGCAAAAGCAAAAAATGGTGGTAAGAAAAAAGATGACATAAACAAGTTTTACATTCAACCGAAAATCGGTAAAGCCAATAGCTCCAAAATGTCTGGCAAACCTCAAGTATTGCATTGATATTTCCATCAGGAGAGGCTTCTGTTTCAGACTGCCTGGGTGCAGTTGTAACTGTATTATAATTCCCGGAATTCTGCTGCTTGGAGCTTGTGGTCGACTGATCAGAACCATTGGCATCCCTTTTCATCCAGTTTACAGCCCTTTCAGATTTCTCATCCTTTGTCCCTTTCCTGCGTGGGGGTGACACCTTTTGCACTTTCTGATTCACGTCATTTTGGGAATTAGAGTTCATCTTTTGACTGGTAGAATCACTGTAAGAAGAACTCTTCAGTTCAACCCTCTCCCTGTCTGTTGAGACAGAAGCCAAGCTTTTGTCCTCTCGCCCATTGAACAAGTTACTTGAAGAAAAACTTGATGGTTGCCTGTCAACATCAGCGGCAGCAGAGCTGTAAAATGAATTTTCCTTTTCAACCACTCTCCTGCCCGTATCAACTGTCTTCACCTCTTGACGTTGATCATTAACTTCCTCTGCAGCAACACTAGCTGGAAAGGATGATGTGGATGAGACCTCCTTAGTTGTTTGTGGAACTGGACTTGGGGCTTGGTCTTTCCTAGGATTTCCACTTTTAGATAGACTTTTCACACTGTTCAGATTATTATGAAAAGGTTGGTTAGTATTCGCAAGCATGAACACACATAAGAGAAGGGGACACCATGATATGAATCACAAAAGGTAAACACATACCGATCTGCATATCTTAATGTATTAAGTGTGTGTTCACATGACCCAGCATTTGGTGATATACAGGAGATCATAACAGTCTTTGAATTGCCAACAAATGAGTCGCGGAGCACTTCTGTCAGTTTGCTTCCACGAAAAGGAATATGGATCTGGTCATTGTCCAAAGCACGAATGCATTCCTTCAAAGCTAAAAGGCTCTTATTGATTTCTGCTCCTTCAATCCTACATCAATGATACATGAAGTGGTAGAAGTGAagcaatatttttattatatgagAAAGTTATTGAGCTGAACAGGCAAGGAAGAAGGAACTCATTGAAGCAATAACAACAACAGAGTCGTCCCCAATTGTGACCCACATCATGTTTCACCATCGAGAAAGAGcagcacaattactcaagaaacatgattctttttttcatttttgttttagGTTTGCAATGGTATCAGACATAAAAACATTAGCTACAAAGAAGATCTATTAAGTTCACATTCAACCATAAATGTCATCGGTatagaaactaaaaaaaatcagTAGAATGAAGACCCCATGCAAGCAATCAGTATCAAGGAGGCAATGATTTAAATGCAAGCATACCGTGTCTGACGGTCATTATCTGTAGTGTCAGCACCTCTTTCACTTCCAGCAAGATCGATGAAAGAAATCTTCCCTACAACCTTCCCACTTTTCATCTCATTCCCATCATTGTTATTATTCCGCCTGCTTTCTTTTACCTCATTATGCCTCTTTACAACTAGTTGTAAGATAGCATGTGATCTGGAGGACTCCTCATTAGCACCTGTTGATCCGGTACTTCTTGCGGCATTTCCCCTTTCAATGAATTCTTTGACAATCTGTACATCAGAAACTTCAAATTCTTGCAGTCCTACAATACAAACTTGCTGACGTCCATCTTCTCTCATGCAGAGTTTCCTATGCAGAGTAACAAGCATACGCACTCAGAAATCCATTAATAACATGTGCATCCAGTAGCATAACATGCAATTGATGCACATAGAGAGAGTGCAATAAATCTTTTAATGTATATAAGTTTGGACAAATAGTGTTTACATTCATATATAGCTGAAAGGTAAAATTAATGCAAACAATAAACCATTCATGCAGAAAAGTTAGTGCTGCTTGATGCAAATAGTAAAAACACAATCTTCTAATTAGGGTCCATATCACAAATTGAAAAGTATTCATATCAGAGGCACGAATAATGCATTGAGGACAAATAGCACTACAACGGCAGCGTCATCTACATTTAGACTAATACACCCAGTTTGTTCATATGAAAGATCAGAGCAGATAAGAGAAACTCACTTTCTGTCACTCAGAAGATCAAAAAGCTTTCCACCATATATTTCAAAGTAGCTAAGCCACAATTTAAATTTCTGATTTCGGTAAACTGGTTGATGCAACTGTCTAACAAGGTCTTCGGCAGCTCGGAGTGGTAAAGGTTGCATTGTGTATGTTTTGCCACTACCTGAAAGTACAACACTACTAGCATCATGCTAACAAAAGAAAGTAACTGATGAGGAGGCTATATGATTATCAAGCAGCAGCTATGAAATGTGAATGAAGAAAGTAATGGTAACAACAATTAAAATTCTGCTTCATGATAACTGTCAATGCGTCCATAAAAAGGGAGTTTGACACACATTAGTTGTGTAATTACATCCAGCACAAGTACTGTTATTATCTCGGTCAAGGCCAAGGCCATCACTAACCTCCAACTCTCAGCACATTATTGGCATGTTATGATATATTTTTGAACTTCAAAATAAATTGGCCCATATTTCATTTACCATCCAGGAAATAAAAAGGGGGACCAAAATAAAGATTGAAAAGAAGGAATGTCTATCTTTCTAAAGGGGTCTGGTTAATATGCTTAGCTACTGACAGTATCAAGAACCATCTATAACCACTTAGATCAATTAACAAACCAGACAAGTAAAGCCAACAAAAAGAATAGATAATGTTGAGAAAAAATGGAAAGTATTTTGGAATGAAAAAACTGGTACAAGTATGATATAAACCAGTAATAATAGCTTCTCACCTGTCTGACCATATGCAAAGCAGGTAGCTTTGGTCCTCCGAAAAATTGTAGGAATAATTGGCTCAACTGTAACTCGATATACCTGTTGTCACAAAACAACCTTGCTTTTAGCAACGCAAGTCAGAGACAGGCAAACAATTCATATTACCCAATGATTAAATCAAATACAGATGAAGTTaaagaaagaggaaaaaaataaaataaaaattagtctTTGATAAATAGGTGCCTTACTTCATCATTGCTAACattctcatcaagaacagcatCAAAACAAAACTCATGCTTCTCCACATAAGCTGTCAAATCAACCTTTCATGAGTAGAACACATAATCAGATCTTTGagcataaaaaattaaaataatataataaataaataagaacttGATATTGAGTCAGCTATAATACGACTTTTGAACACAAATAGTGCTAATGGTAAATATAGCGCttcaatcaaacataaaaca
Above is a genomic segment from Arachis stenosperma cultivar V10309 chromosome 1, arast.V10309.gnm1.PFL2, whole genome shotgun sequence containing:
- the LOC130933508 gene encoding late embryogenesis abundant protein Lea5; translation: MVPLRHPDPSLNYTFSCIVVIKGTTQGGHRPPFPPPSFAPARSLSQANRLGALVAEASSSLIPLRRRGYAAVSDASNSIVEGKGGGGVCRDWAPDPVSGYYRPINHTPQIDPVELRHMFLNRKLTSDHTPGPHS
- the LOC130970059 gene encoding kinesin-like protein KIN-13A, with the translated sequence MGGQMQQNNAAATALYDHAAGGSLHNAAGPATDAGDAVMARWLQSAGLQHLASPLASTTAIDQRLLPNLLMQGYGAQSAEEKQRLFKLMRNLNFNGESGSEPYTPTAQSFGGVAASEGFYSPEFRGDFGAGLLDLHAMDDTELLSEHVISEPFEPSPFMAGGTRVFEDDLNPITSNQERGEADADASSFLPVNEKENSTRENNVAKIKVVVRKRPLNKKELAKKEDDIVTVYDNAYLTVHEPKLKVDLTAYVEKHEFCFDAVLDENVSNDEVYRVTVEPIIPTIFRRTKATCFAYGQTGSGKTYTMQPLPLRAAEDLVRQLHQPVYRNQKFKLWLSYFEIYGGKLFDLLSDRKKLCMREDGRQQVCIVGLQEFEVSDVQIVKEFIERGNAARSTGSTGANEESSRSHAILQLVVKRHNEVKESRRNNNNDGNEMKSGKVVGKISFIDLAGSERGADTTDNDRQTRIEGAEINKSLLALKECIRALDNDQIHIPFRGSKLTEVLRDSFVGNSKTVMISCISPNAGSCEHTLNTLRYADRVKSLSKSGNPRKDQAPSPVPQTTKEVSSTSSFPASVAAEEVNDQRQEVKTVDTGRRVVEKENSFYSSAAADVDRQPSSFSSSNLFNGREDKSLASVSTDRERVELKSSSYSDSTSQKMNSNSQNDVNQKVQKVSPPRRKGTKDEKSERAVNWMKRDANGSDQSTTSSKQQNSGNYNTVTTAPRQSETEASPDGNINAILEEEEALLAAHRKEIEDTMEIVREEMKLLAEVDQPGSLIDNYVTQLSFVLSRKAASLVSLQARLARFQHRLKEQEILSRKRVPR
- the LOC130970072 gene encoding uncharacterized protein LOC130970072, producing the protein MIEERGAPHGMLLAIVVAIVVVVPFFVGDQGEAITEAISELLSPLGLLLLPIILLLTIQFLSSDRGSFISSIFTGEPDTIHRATGSPAGVALFLVLILFLLYNRVSIFGGDDSDE